One genomic segment of Salipiger profundus includes these proteins:
- a CDS encoding DUF5983 family protein, translated as MRNVRRFYDCSTTHLPGQTARAIDDGLFAESPSMQNEYGWLFSVPETLADLPEGVDCDAFKAVMALAMDAGCDYVLFDRDAPPVPYLKVFDW; from the coding sequence ATGCGAAACGTCCGCAGGTTCTACGATTGCAGCACCACACATCTGCCCGGGCAAACCGCCCGGGCCATCGACGACGGGCTCTTCGCCGAATCGCCGAGCATGCAGAACGAGTATGGCTGGCTGTTCTCCGTCCCTGAAACCCTCGCCGATCTGCCGGAAGGCGTCGACTGCGACGCCTTCAAGGCGGTCATGGCGTTGGCGATGGATGCCGGGTGTGACTACGTCCTCTTCGATCGGGACGCCCCGCCAGTCCCCTATCTCAAGGTCTTCGACTGGTAG
- a CDS encoding DUF6878 family protein — protein sequence MTDPQINFAETLAKWQAEREAANKAARGELLPLLRALGITEVVAEYEGYGDSGNIEDVTVQPAGVELSDELNTKVEDFAWSVAYHQHPGFENNEGGYGTLTWDVIADSIALDHADRYVECSHSFDEGL from the coding sequence ATGACCGATCCCCAGATCAACTTCGCCGAGACGCTGGCGAAGTGGCAGGCCGAACGCGAGGCCGCCAACAAGGCCGCTAGGGGCGAGTTGCTCCCGCTGCTGCGTGCCCTCGGCATTACCGAGGTGGTCGCCGAATACGAGGGTTACGGCGATTCCGGCAATATCGAAGACGTGACGGTGCAGCCTGCGGGCGTCGAGCTTTCCGACGAGCTCAATACGAAAGTCGAGGATTTCGCGTGGTCCGTCGCCTATCACCAGCATCCGGGCTTCGAGAACAACGAGGGCGGCTACGGCACCCTGACCTGGGATGTCATCGCCGACAGCATCGCGCTGGATCACGCCGACCGCTACGTCGAGTGTTCCCACAGCTTTGACGAGGGGCTCTGA
- a CDS encoding DUF6915 family protein — translation MAHPLHHAESSARKYGGKPSDYQALHEFFDVSKEHLALFVHRAYRHNTLGIFELERQFGRTLTNSAGQVIPTRWIGEQHVREDCQGRIPSLADWLTRIQPEPWMANGRIDFDPPGDIGDPKLAWMAEVAAGRTILGLKDWMEGRG, via the coding sequence ATGGCCCATCCCCTGCACCATGCCGAAAGCTCGGCCCGGAAATACGGCGGCAAACCTTCGGACTATCAGGCGCTGCACGAGTTCTTCGACGTCTCCAAGGAACACCTCGCGCTCTTCGTCCACCGTGCTTACAGGCACAACACGCTCGGAATCTTCGAACTGGAACGCCAGTTCGGCAGAACGCTGACCAACAGCGCGGGCCAGGTCATTCCGACCCGCTGGATCGGCGAGCAGCATGTGCGTGAGGATTGCCAGGGCCGCATACCCTCGCTTGCCGACTGGCTCACCCGCATCCAGCCCGAGCCATGGATGGCCAATGGCCGGATCGACTTTGATCCGCCCGGCGACATCGGCGACCCGAAACTCGCATGGATGGCAGAGGTGGCAGCGGGCAGGACGATCCTTGGCCTCAAGGACTGGATGGAAGGGAGGGGTTGA
- a CDS encoding DUF736 family protein: MFAGTLTKNAETASAAYSGMIHSTRFDVGIQLETRTKMSERSPDYDVTAVNKAGRKVRIGTAWNETGNTTGNPYISMQIDVGLGPFRVNAVQTKEAREAMTGEFEIIPLVSNGAMKSGSIAGELTAMDADNAFAGYIANMMFDLDFMLIENTYKTEETHPDYRIEVSSPKGKAIRVGSAWMAKSSRTGNDYLSLLINTPDGDLRVNAVQNEEQRGGQTFSIIPFVESAGQERSDNTGLALVG, translated from the coding sequence ATGTTCGCAGGAACCCTGACCAAAAACGCCGAGACCGCCAGCGCCGCCTACTCCGGCATGATTCATTCCACCCGGTTTGATGTCGGTATCCAACTCGAGACCCGGACGAAGATGTCCGAGCGGAGCCCGGACTATGATGTGACCGCGGTGAACAAGGCGGGCCGGAAGGTGCGCATCGGCACGGCCTGGAACGAGACCGGCAATACCACCGGCAATCCCTACATCTCGATGCAGATCGATGTCGGCCTCGGGCCGTTTCGCGTCAATGCCGTGCAGACGAAGGAAGCGCGCGAGGCGATGACGGGCGAATTCGAGATCATCCCGCTGGTGTCGAACGGCGCTATGAAATCGGGCTCGATCGCCGGCGAGCTCACCGCGATGGATGCCGACAACGCCTTCGCCGGTTACATCGCCAACATGATGTTCGATCTCGACTTCATGCTGATCGAGAACACGTACAAGACTGAGGAGACCCACCCTGACTACCGGATCGAGGTCAGCTCGCCCAAGGGCAAGGCGATCCGCGTGGGTTCGGCCTGGATGGCGAAGAGCAGCCGGACCGGGAACGACTACCTGTCACTGCTGATCAACACGCCCGATGGCGATCTGCGGGTCAACGCCGTGCAGAACGAGGAGCAGCGCGGCGGCCAGACCTTCTCGATCATTCCCTTCGTCGAGAGCGCCGGCCAGGAGCGGTCGGACAACACCGGCCTCGCGTTGGTGGGCTGA